The region ATGGAAAACCTCATCGTGGCAGAAACAGCCAAGTGCTACCACCACCAAGGGATAGCCCCTGACCTGTATTTCTATCGCGATGACAGCAAAGTTGAAGTAGACCTCCTTGACATGACGCACGAGCCACGCGCTGTTGAAATAAAGTCCTCCGCAACGTTTCGCTCGCGCCACGGGAGAAACCTCGCCACGGTTGGCAGCCAGTTGGACATTGAACCGACGCAGCGCTGGGTGGTCTACCGTGGCGAGCACGGCCAACAATTGGAAGAGTTCAAGGTGGTGCCCGTTGTCGAGTACCTGCGTCAGGATTTCGCGAGTCCTTCAAACCGGGTACTCTGACACGCGTACTAACTCTGGATGGTGGTGTAAGCAATGCGCAAAGTCGTATCCACGCTCGTTGCGGTGGCGGTACTGTTCACAGCACCGCACGCGGCCGCGAACCCGCTCGCGGGCAGCTCACAGGCGTTCTCGCAGTCCAGTTCCCAGGCTGGTGAGGAGCTCCGCACGGCTATCTATCGGGCGCTGCCTCCGCAGGCGCGCAGCCATCCGTGGGCGCAGCAGCTTGCTCCGGCACCTGCGCCTAGCGCGCCGACGCCTGCACAGGATCAACCTGCGGACTGTTCCAACTGCGTGGCCGTCACGTTCGACGACGGTCCGGCTGCCTCCACGAATCAGGTGTTGGATATCCTTGCTCGCAAGCACGCCACGGCGTCGTTTTTCATGCTGGCGCCGAAGGTCCGCGCGAACCCGGGCGTCGTGAAGCGGATGCGGGCTGCCGGTCACACGGTAGCCAGCCACACTGCCACGCACCGTGACTTGACGAGGCTTTCGCAGCCGGAGGTGCGTCGCGAAGTGGAGGAGGGCTCCCGCGCGATTGCTGATGCCACTGGTGCCTCCCCGCGGTTTGTCCGCCCGCCGTATGGGGCGCTCAACGCGACGGTGTCCGAGGCGGCGCGGGTGCAGGGTCAGGCGGTGGTCTTGTGGGACGTCGATACGCTGGATTGG is a window of Corynebacterium pseudogenitalium DNA encoding:
- a CDS encoding polysaccharide deacetylase family protein, giving the protein MRKVVSTLVAVAVLFTAPHAAANPLAGSSQAFSQSSSQAGEELRTAIYRALPPQARSHPWAQQLAPAPAPSAPTPAQDQPADCSNCVAVTFDDGPAASTNQVLDILARKHATASFFMLAPKVRANPGVVKRMRAAGHTVASHTATHRDLTRLSQPEVRREVEEGSRAIADATGASPRFVRPPYGALNATVSEAARVQGQAVVLWDVDTLDWKHRDPARTCKTAVDQARAGSIVLMHDIHPTTAQAVECVIDGLRAKGLRPASLDQMVPQPVSGKTYTIRNS